A region of Takifugu rubripes chromosome 6, fTakRub1.2, whole genome shotgun sequence DNA encodes the following proteins:
- the LOC115250224 gene encoding ankyrin repeat domain-containing protein SOWAHB-like yields MAAGFTQDTVFHFLQSCGGSVKNADLLTHFRSFIRENPEQEKNRELFKRFVNSLATVQQIDGVSYVVLRKKFRGNVPGGGEQGSRVAPGKKREVFPGNGAQSLAGKAAKPRPQLPGGAPGKQVLPVAGFIMSDVETNSNLSQQPVRSRFEDSIRPAAAQLVNLTSGQCQAPPQAPPQAPPQAPPQAHLPNVGQHIRGAGHPLETPAKTTPAKIAADNHMQVPVTGGQPPGRQALSQAGVSPPPETSGRKALLQSGLSPPPQTSGRQALLQAGLNPPPQTSGRQALLQSGLSPPPQTSGRQALLQSGLSPPPQTSGRQALLQAGLSPPPQTSERQAVLQAGLNPPPQTTSRHRHRPSYKSAVCHDDDDDDDDDQDDTPVGPISAGRHIPHGSLGEGSFCPVTFQHRFTCTLLLILLFFRKETSSDLHPECQRRNAVQYWSSLEVRVRQTDRRVARARTRIWVSPVAVDPTEPSRGGAVLQSRPSYITASVQGTRPAIAASSPPSPGVGISRGLHCNSSLEELHSRPGKTGGDLGLQETLQLTQRNKLGETRHSSDHLHVDQEPLSWHRSRGHLHTDQGESESSDGSTSSPHLRKQPACGRRVSSHLRSRMCLSLGADLDQLLQEDSKGRGGGGSEAARLNRLNLISSSLSLHRCLSSSSLSSCSTPPRCQSLGDLVEVRGRRSNPPAVCTRAHDEDQSKQSSVPLEAREHAWLVKGAAGAWPDIYSLFREDSSLLNRRDFISGFTVLHWIAKHGDHRVLNTLWYGVEKAGVNFDINARSTSGHTPLHIATIHGHKNIIRLLVNKFGADMRLRDMAGKKAWQYLDCAMPLDVFQLLGAPPRVALKGAGEVGKIDVARQSSRRRRRHRFSSASPVHKQLANSKVKRSSSLAAFLKHKSLNLYQLSRLMSLCRLASNVAHTKKRNWRWFFRPFGPPLVEELTCWC; encoded by the exons ATGGCAGCAGGTTTTACTCAGGACACCGTGTTCCATTTCCTGCAGAGCTGCGGCGGTTCGGTGAAGAACGCCGACCTTCTCACGCACTTCAGGAGCTTCATCCGGGAGAACCCGGAGCAAGAGAAGAACCGGGAGCTCTTCAAAAGGTTCGTCAACTCCTTGGCCACCGTCCAGCAGATCGACGGCGTTTCTTATGTGGTCCTCAGGAAGAAATTCAGAGGAAATGTCCCCGGAGGTGGCGAGCAGGGCTCACGAGTCGCTCCCGGGAAGAAGAGAGAAGTGTTCCCGGGGAACGGCGCTCAAAGCCTGGCTGGCAAAGCAGCAAAGCCGCGGCCACAACTGCCGGGAGGAGCCCCCGGAAAACAGGTCCTACCAGTGGCCGGATTTATTATGAGCGACGTGGAGACAAATTCTAACTTGTCACAGCAGCCGGTAAGGAGCAGGTTTGAGGATTCCAtccgtccagcagcagctcagctggtgaatctgacctcaggtcagtGCCAGGCTCCCCCACAGGCTCCCCCACAG GCTCCTCCACAGGCTCCCCCACAGGCTCACCTCCCTAATGTGGGGCAGCATATACGGGGTGCTGGTCACCCTTTAGAGACACCTGCGAAGACCACACCTGCGAAGATAGCTGCAGATAACCACATGCAGGTACCAGTTACCGGAGGACAACCCCCAGGGAGACAGGCCCTCAGCCAGGCTGGAGTCAGCCCCCCTCCTGAGACCTCAGGAAGAAAGGCCCTCCTCCAGTCTGGACTcagcccccctcctcagacctcaGGGAGACAGGCCCTACTCCAGGCTGGACTCAAcccccctcctcagacctcaGGGAGACAGGCCCTACTCCAGTCTGGACTcagcccccctcctcagacctcaGGGAGACAGGCCCTACTCCAGTCTGGACTcagcccccctcctcagacctcaGGGAGACAGGCCCTACTCCAGGCTGGACTcagcccccctcctcagacctcaGAGAGACAGGCCGTACTCCAGGCTGGACTCAACCCCCCTCCTCAGACTACATCACGACACAGACACAGACCGAGTTACAAATCTGCTGTgtgtcatgatgatgatgatgatgatgatgatgatcaagatGATACTCCAGTGGGACCAATTTCAGCAGGGAGACACATTCCTCATGGTAGCCTTGGGGAAGGCTCTTTTTGCCCCGTCACCTTCCAACATAGATTCACCTGCACCctactcctcatcctcctcttcttcagaaaGGAAACATCCTCAGATTTACATCCAGAATGCCAAAGGCGAAATGCTGTCCAATACTGGTCTTCCCTGGAGGtcagagtcagacagacagacagaagagtGGCTCGTGCCAGGACTAGAATATGGGTCAGTCCCGTGGCAGTTGACCCGACGGAGCCTTCCCGAGGAGGTGCGGTGCTACAGTCCAGACCCA GTTACATCACAGCCAGCGTTCAGGGCACTCGTCCAGCCATAGCAGCATCTTCACCCCCTTCACCTGGTGTAGGTATCTCCAGAGGACTGCACTGCAACAGCAGCCTCGAGGAGCTCCACAGCAGACCAG GTAAAACAGGAGGTGATCTGGGACTCCAGGAAACTCTCCAGCTCACACAAAGGAATAAGTTGGGTGAAACGCGTCATTCGTCTGACCATCTCCACGTTGACCAGGAGCCGTTGTCATGGCACCGCTCCAGAG GTCATCTCCACACTGACCAGGGGGAGTCAGAGTCCAGTGACGGCTCCACGTCTTCGCCACATTTACGAAAGCAGCCAGCATGTGGCAGGCGGGTCAGCAGCCACTTGAGGAGCAGAATGTGTCTCAGCCTTGGAGCTGACCTGGACCAGCTCCTGCAAGAGGACTCAAAGggaagaggtggagggggaAGCGAAGCGGCCCGTTTAAACCGCCTGAACCTGATCTCCTCCTCACTCAGCCTTCACCGCTGCCTGTCGTCCTCCTCACTCTCATCCTGCTCCACACCCCCCCGATGCCAAAGCCTCGGCGATCTGGTTGaggtgagaggaaggaggagtaACCCGCCTGCTGTATGCACGAGAGCTCATGATGAGGACCAGAGTAAGCAG TCGTCGGTTCCTCTGGAGGCCAGAGAACACGCCTGGCTGGTGAAGGGGGCAGCGGGGGCCTGGCCTGACATCTACTCCCTGTTCAGAGAGGACTCCTCGCTGCTCAACAGAAGAGACTTCATCTCCGGCTTCACTGTGCTGCACTGGATAGCCAAACACGGGGACCACCGGGTCCTCAACACGCTGTG GTATGGAGTTGAGAAAGCTGGTGTGAACTTCGACATCAACGCCAGGTCAACCAGTGGCCACACACCCCTCCACATCGCCACGATCCATGGCCACAAGAACATAATCCGTTTGCTGGTAAACAAGTTTGGAGCTGACATGCGGCTGAGGGATATGGCGGGGAAGAAGGCGTGGCAATACCTGGACTGTGCCATGCCATTAGATgtcttccagctgctgggaGCTCCTCCACGGGTGGCTCTGAAAGGAGCGGGAGAGGTTGGAAAAATAGACGTGGCCCGGCAATcgtcccgccgccgccgccggcacCGCTTCTCCTCCGCATCCCCGGTTCACAAGCAACTCGCCAactcaaaggtcaaaaggtcgtCCTCGTTGGCAGCGTTCCTCAAACACAAATCTCTGAACCTGTATCAGCTCAGCAGATTGATGTCTCTGTGTAGACTGGCGTCAAACGTGGCCCACACGAAGAAACGAAACTGGCGCTGGTTCTTCCGTCCGTTCGGGCCGCCACTGGTGGAAGAACTAACATGCTGGTGTTGA